A single uncultured Acetobacterium sp. DNA region contains:
- a CDS encoding IreB family regulatory phosphoprotein — protein sequence MIDRGTIMFEVDSEKSQKIDEVMRNVHKALVEKGYNPVNQIVGYVMSGDPTYITSHREARNAIQKIERDELLEELVRRYLKSI from the coding sequence GTGATTGATCGAGGAACCATTATGTTTGAGGTCGATAGCGAAAAGTCTCAGAAGATCGACGAAGTGATGCGAAATGTACATAAGGCTCTAGTTGAAAAAGGGTATAACCCCGTCAATCAAATTGTAGGTTATGTCATGTCAGGAGATCCGACCTATATCACAAGTCACAGAGAAGCGCGAAACGCCATACAGAAAATTGAACGGGATGAGTTACTCGAAGAACTTGTACGACGTTACTTGAAAAGTATTTAG